The Arabidopsis thaliana chromosome 5, partial sequence genomic interval TATGAAATTAAGTTTTCCAGGAAAGTTGTTCTTCTTGTTAGGTTATATCCTATGTTTCAGCGATATATCGAGTTTCAATAATCATTTTGTGGATGCAGAAACATTGCAAAATTTCACCTCATTTGAAATGGAAGAACAACTTAAAGTCATCGACGAACATGCAGCTAAAATCATCAAAGTCCGTTTAATTTCATCTTATTTTCTTAGAGCTGCACTCGTTACCTtgatttatacatatatatatatatatatatatatctgaatTTTGTAGAGATATGTGaagtttacaaaatattttataatctactttttgtttatggatGATAGACTACACATGGAGATACATATGAATGTGTGGATTTTTACAAACAACCAGCGTTTGACGATCAGACCATGAAAAATCACTTGCTCAACTAcaaagtatataataaattgaatataaGTGAATCTGATCATTATTTATCACTAATACAAAATTCTTTGTAAATGTAGATGCATCAGATATCATCCCGTAAAaattcaagaacaagaaaaataaatgacaaaaaatttggtttcttgtgGGAAAATGGTGTAGGGTGTCCCATTGGTACCATACCCATACAAAGAGTCACcaaagacaaacttttgagaTTAAATTCGTATTCCAACAAATCTAAGCCCCAAGGTTCTTGGAACTTCACTTATAATCAATATAATGTCGAACATCATGTAAGTAGTACCCTTCCTTATGttttataagatgttttaactatttttttcttatggtaTAAGTTTTAGTTATGTAAGAAATATAAGtgtgttttaattaattacctttaaaattctaaattattgttgttagaaacaaattaatttcaaaaatgtaaatataactttttaaatcTCCGTGCAGTCATCTTTataaaaagatacaaaatatataattttgttattttgctCAATATATAGAATtctattaaattcaaaataagaGTTGATTATGCATGGTTATGATGACTAGTTTGCAGTTGCTCGAACCAAGagaggagaaaagaaaagctatAGTGGAGTATCGATGGCTATTTCTGTACATGATCCTGAAGTTAGATCTCCGCAATTTAGTTCTTCTCGTATGCACGTTCAGATTGGAGACGATTTTATTCAAGCTGGATGGACTGTAAGTTTGTTTCAAcattttatgtttaattagAGTTGCGGcctaaaagtataaaaatataaatcataataaattggttttattataaatacttAGAAATATACTACACttagttttaatattattaacataaatctattaaaatttCAGGTAAATCCGGCTTTATATACTGACATGCAACCACGAAGTTATGTTTATACGAAAGTAAGTTTATTACTTATATATCTTCAAATACCAAGAAACttatttaacttttcttttttttgacagCTCCAAGAAACTTATTTAACTATATAACATGCTATTGtaaaatgattataaaatttaatcatttgCCTaaattacttcaaaatttaaaagataaattaaacacacattatatatctttacaaaagaaaacaaaattcctcacattatattttatttttataatttcattctaaatattgattttttttttatatttcaaacaattgaaacaaacaaaaatgatgttCAACGCAACcaaaaacaatgttttctaaatgaatattttgtagcgtaatttatcataaaaaaaaacaatactataAATCACTCCatcatattttgtaaaattattcgATGTATTAGATATTTATACGCTAGACATAACGATacatgtaaaatttgtatagGCAGGTCAAAATCAGTGTTATAACAGCTTGTGTCCGGCTGGAATCATTTTGGTCCGTTCAGATATTCCTCTTGGTGGGCTTCGAGGTCCTCCTGGTGTCCGTGGTTCTACACAAATAGTATATGATACATATGGATTACTCAAGGTTTGCTACTTATTtcatttcctctttttctaTAACTTACTAAATTGTTATTATGTTTCTTATTattcaaacaaatttgataGAACGTAtgtaaaaaagagagaaacaaataaatataggTATTAAATCAATAGCACACgcataaaacataaaactcaacagttgtttttatttggaaGTTGTATGTGTGGTTTTAACAgtatttatcaatatatataacatgttctatttgtaattatataataatgctaatatgtttttgctttgatgtGGATGTTGATCAAAGGACAAAGCAAATGGTAATTGGTGGCTCGAGTTTGGAGGAATACAAATTGGGTTTTGGCCAGCAAACATATTTCAACAGAGTTTGGCTAACAGTGTCGAGTGGGGAGGAGAAGTATATAGCGCATCTCTGCCGGGTCCTCGTATGGGAAATGGTTATTTTCCATTGTTAGATCCAGTGGACGATGCACATGTGTGTAATATAACTTTAGTTGATGAGAATTTTAAGGTTGATAAGATGGTAAAAAATATAGAGACATTCTCGGATAACAATCATAGTTATAAAGTATACGAGGATTTAGATTCAGGACTACCGGTTGgacatatcatatattttggAGGTCCTGGAAAgatgtaaaagaaagaatataattttgtgtaaaactgaaaatgaaataaaattatcttcaTGTAATTGAGcatctaaaataaatttctctgtttatagattattttatttattactgtTTATagattagtttatttattacttcctctgtttctatataaatGTAGTTTaagggtttttatttttttccaaaataagtgttgttttcaactttttatgcaaataataaatgtatttaaaattttttaaccaattatacttaatcatatatatatattttattggttgaattggttataataaatgatatttttttatagaaaagagGTAGattaaataagatttttatgatttcttaatatatgtgtataaAACTTAAACTATAACTAATATGAAACCGAGGGAGtatataattagtttattAAATGTAGgaatgaaatttatttaatttagttggtaatttgattttgaatttaaattgtataggttagtttttttattatataaattagtttaaaaaataatataatcgTTAGTTAGTTACATCTAATggtgcacacaaaaaaaagaagttatttTACATCCACCAATCACATAGTAGCAACATACGGATTAGAGAACTTTGTGGTCTTGACAAATGCCTAAAGTAGGAACCTCAATCTTTCGAATTGATAGTCTTCCAATCGGCCCTCGAAAGCATGTTGAATCATCacataaacaaatattcaGCGGGAAACCTAACTCACCTAGTACGGATCCCAATGACACTCGAATGTCCTAATAGCAGTTGAGCGTCGTACATACAAGTTTAGGCACTCTATCACATATTACGCCCTCTGCCATAAGCTACCAACCGTCGGAGGAAAAAAATACTCATTAAAATGAGTTTTCTCGCCACCACCACTTCCAAGCACTCGCTTACCGGCCTAGGCAACTTACTATACCCTATTGACAAAATGTCATCAACTCAGTTATTCTCACTAGAACACTAAGCTTTCTTGATAGTAGGTATTATTTTTGGGCATATTAATTAACCAAGCTGAAAGTACCAAATCGAGATCAAACTGAAAATACTAAATTGAAATTGAACCGAgaagaatcaaaccaaaattttaaatactcGAATGGATTCTTAACTCTAGAACCAAAAATATCGGAAGCaacccaaaatattttgaatattgaaCTACAattatatatccaaaaatattagttatttagaccgtaaatatttgaaaatatcaaaacaccctaaaatataaatatatatacaaatatatatatatatatatatatattttttaatagatCATAAACTCAAGAACGAAAGAACCGGAGCTGaacccaaaaccaaaccgataTTTTCGATACCTATATAGATCTTAAACTAAAATCGAAAGACGCAAAAcctaaccatttttttttatacatatgcATATTACAAACTAAATTCGTAAGAATCAAAGCCAAATTAAATCGACCTTAATATCTAGATGTCCAAACGTAACAATTATTGTAGATGTTAAGCGATCAACTTATAAGAAAGtggaaaaagacaaaaagttgCGCAATGCTATCAAGTAAACAAACCActgcttttaaatttttttaaatttactttccagtaaaaaaatcaatgcTAAATGAGTTTACCAAAATACCcgaaatacataaaaataaataatactcCAATAGATCTTAAACATAACCAAAAGAACCGGatcataaaagtttttttagatATCTATATTGATCTGAAACTAAAATTGAAAGAAGCAGAACCGAATTGGCTTTTTTCGacatacatattttaaactaaaatcgAGAGAAACAAAACGAAATTAAATCGACCCGAATATCCAAACGCGTAAACCTAACAATTATTGTAAGTGTTAAACGATCGAGGCATAATGCTAGGTAAACAAGACCACTGCTTTtgaagaatttaaaatttgattcttGTTGATTTACTTCccggtttaaaaaaaaaaaaaaaatgctaaatgAGTTTACAAGATCAAGTTATCTTGTTAATTATTCTCTTGAGCGTTAAAAAGTTCGTCTCATGTTTCTCAAATatagacaagaaaaaaataaaaaaagagagaagtaaTTCTTAGGTAAGAgttttattgataaatttaaagATTAGGGActtaaaatcaagaaacacaaaaatacgAGGTTTTAAATGATAAGTAGTTTGTTAAACACTGatgtttaataaataaaccCTACACACATTCGTTAAACCTTAAAATTCGATTGTGTCTTTTTGGTCGGAAAGAGAAATCAAACGGTAATGGAGGAGAAATCAAAGTATCTAAGTCTCGTCGGAGCCGGAGCTCTTATCGGATCCATCTCCACCGTCGCTCTCCTTAAACTTCTCTCCAGGCAAAAACCCTTTTTATATCATCTCTAGACTCTCAATTTCATTGTTATAGAACTTCTAAATCCTAAGTAGCTTCGAAATAGTTGAAAGCTGACTCGAGCTTTTATCCATGGCAGGAGTTCATTGAAGCAGCTTAATGAAAACCCAGAAACTAATTTCTTAGGTACTTGTCATTTTGCAatgcaagttttgtttttttcccctttgatgaaaaaattagtgttctttgtttcttcataaaaatctgttttttttttttgttttaataccTATGTTAACAGCAGGAAATGGTATTGAATCTGAAACAAGACCAGATACTGTAGCAAATGGTCAAGATCTTTTGAAAGATGAAATTGTTTCTGAACATTTAACCAGGTACCTTTTAATTAGCAATGAAATTGTTGTTTCTGAGGACTTGGTGCTATGTTGATACTAAATGGTTTATGTTGATTTATATCTCTTTAGGAATATACAGTTTTTCGGTCTTGAATCGCAGCATAAAGTAACTGGATCATATGTTGTGGTTATTGGACTTGGAGGTGTAGGGAGTCATGCTGCATCTATGCTCTTGAGGTCAGGTGTTGGCAAGCTTCTCCTTGTTGACTTTGATCAGGTATCATTGGTTCTATTTGGCTTCACTTTTCTCTTCATTACACAGATTTAAGGTCTGTTTTAGAGATATTTGCATGATCCACTTGTGTTCTTCCAAGagaactttgtttctttcccctttacatatatattcatgaaCTTATTCTTAAATACATGAGAAGGTGTCACTATCATCATTAAATCGACACGCTGTTGCAACACGAGCAGATGTTGGTATTCCGAAAGCTATGTGTCTCAAGAAGCATTTCTCTTCAATCTTTCCTGAATGCCATATAGAAGCCAAGGTGATGCTGTATGACTCatcatctgaagaagaaattctTTCAGGCAAGCCAGATTTCGTTCTGGACTGCATTGACAACATCGATACAAAGGTACCCTTTCTTTGCAGACGCGAATTGATCCGTCTATTTCCAATAATGCTTAAGGTTATAGCACACTGATATAATTGCCTCATTTCAAATATAATGTTAGGTGGGACTTTTGGCTGCATGTGTTAAGAGGGGTTTGAAAGTTCTGAGTGCAACTGGTGCTGGGGCTAGAGCTGACCCAACAAGAATCAGAGTGGCTGATATAAGAGAGTCAACAATTGACCCGTTATCTCGATCTGTAACACTTCTAACTCTTTCCTCTATTGAAATACCATCTTAAGGTATTAGTACACTCACTTTTAATCTCCTATATCATTCTGGATTTTTCAGGTAAGACACAGATTGAGGAGAAAACACGGCATTGAAGGAGGCATTCCTGTTGTATTTTCCCTGgaaaaaccaaaagcaaaGCTGCTTCCCTTTGAGGGGACAAATGGAGAAGACGAGAATCCTTTAGATTATCAAGTAACTAATTTTAGTTCTTGAAACACTGAATATTTACTTCCAATATTTACATTAGTCATTGATCTTATAGCTTGTGTGTGATTACAGGTTGTTCCTGGCTTTCGTGTTCGGATAATTCCTGTTCTCGGAACCATCCCGGCTATATTTGGACAAATTATGGCCTCCTATGTTATAACACAACTTGCAGGTGTGCAAGTTCAGATGGAGCCTATAGTGAATCTAGATTTGGATCATTACCGATTGCTTCATCAACGCCTTATTGAGCATGAGGAGACAGTTTATGGCACATCTGCTGAAGTCGAGGTATTCAGATTGGTCTCACTGATAATATAGTTGCTAGAACTTGTTAAGAAAAAGACTAATAGAAAAAAGAGATGGTATCTGAGTTATATGAGACACTTGAAACTACTTGTGAAGTTAATAGCAGCTTCTTGAGAACTCCTCTAAACTTTTGTCCAATTCCTGAAAATGATTAAAAGTTTGTatctccttttgttttctgtagGTGGATGTTGAGGAAGTGATGTACATAGTGAAAGAGTTGTGGCACGGACGAAGTGCTAGAGATGAGACTGCAAAAGATGTTGGCAGAGGGATGTGGCGAGCCATGAATGAGTTGATGCTCGTAAGGTATGTTGATTCACTCCTTTTACTAAGCTCAATGGAAatctgacaaaaaaatataatggGAAGTTATGAATAATCAGATGGGATGCAAAAAAGCCAGCAACAGTCTCAAACTTGGTTCTTTTGAAGTTCAAAGAGGTTTGGTTTTGCTCAATGATAATAAGCTTGAAACCGTTACATGACCTTTATCACTTTGATCTGGTTTTGTCACAATTTGAGATATGATGTATGTTGTTATAGGCGGATGAACATGAGACTAAGACTCTTGAGGAAGTGAAGGAAAGTGAAACAGAGTTCTTTGAAAGAGTTTCATGCGTACTGAAGAAGGCAGAGCTTGATTTCTACGGCTAGAGAACCCGTTGAACTGAACATCAATCACACAGGCTTGAAGAACCCATTCATGACTTACAAAATTACTCATCTTAATgtattattttctcatttgattagcaaaaattttgtttttatcaattaGTAACAACAGTGTGTCGAGTTTATTATAGAGAAATTTCACtacttttttgttgatgaaactgaaaacatATGTGCGTTTAcatgttataaattttgaaaacta includes:
- a CDS encoding NEP-interacting protein, putative (DUF239) (Protein of Unknown Function (DUF239); CONTAINS InterPro DOMAIN/s: Protein of unknown function DUF239, plant (InterPro:IPR004314); BEST Arabidopsis thaliana protein match is: Protein of Unknown Function (DUF239) (TAIR:AT2G24950.1); Has 1807 Blast hits to 1807 proteins in 277 species: Archae - 0; Bacteria - 0; Metazoa - 736; Fungi - 347; Plants - 385; Viruses - 0; Other Eukaryotes - 339 (source: NCBI BLink).), with the translated sequence MAISVHDPEVRSPQFSSSRMHVQIGDDFIQAGWTAGQNQCYNSLCPAGIILVRSDIPLGGLRGPPGVRGSTQIVYDTYGLLKDKANGNWWLEFGGIQIGFWPANIFQQSLANSVEWGGEVYSASLPGPRMGNGYFPLLDPVDDAHVCNITLVDENFKVDKMVKNIETFSDNNHSYKVYEDLDSGLPVGHIIYFGGPGKM
- a CDS encoding NAD(P)-binding Rossmann-fold superfamily protein (NAD(P)-binding Rossmann-fold superfamily protein; FUNCTIONS IN: binding, catalytic activity; INVOLVED IN: metabolic process; LOCATED IN: endomembrane system; EXPRESSED IN: 13 plant structures; EXPRESSED DURING: 7 growth stages; CONTAINS InterPro DOMAIN/s: UBA/THIF-type NAD/FAD binding fold (InterPro:IPR000594), Molybdenum cofactor biosynthesis, MoeB (InterPro:IPR009036), NAD(P)-binding domain (InterPro:IPR016040); BEST Arabidopsis thaliana protein match is: co-factor for nitrate, reductase and xanthine dehydrogenase 5 (TAIR:AT5G55130.1); Has 12378 Blast hits to 12300 proteins in 2371 species: Archae - 214; Bacteria - 8305; Metazoa - 788; Fungi - 632; Plants - 298; Viruses - 0; Other Eukaryotes - 2141 (source: NCBI BLink).), producing the protein MEEKSKYLSLVGAGALIGSISTVALLKLLSRSSLKQLNENPETNFLGNGIESETRPDTVANGQDLLKDEIVSEHLTRNIQFFGLESQHKVTGSYVVVIGLGGVGSHAASMLLRSGVGKLLLVDFDQVSLSSLNRHAVATRADVGIPKAMCLKKHFSSIFPECHIEAKVMLYDSSSEEEILSGKPDFVLDCIDNIDTKVGLLAACVKRGLKVLSATGAGARADPTRIRVADIRESTIDPLSRSVRHRLRRKHGIEGGIPVVFSLEKPKAKLLPFEGTNGEDENPLDYQVVPGFRVRIIPVLGTIPAIFGQIMASYVITQLAGVQVQMEPIVNLDLDHYRLLHQRLIEHEETVYGTSAEVEVDVEEVMYIVKELWHGRSARDETAKDVGRGMWRAMNELMLVRWDAKKPATVSNLVLLKFKEADEHETKTLEEVKESETEFFERVSCVLKKAELDFYG
- a CDS encoding NAD(P)-binding Rossmann-fold superfamily protein (NAD(P)-binding Rossmann-fold superfamily protein; FUNCTIONS IN: binding, catalytic activity; INVOLVED IN: metabolic process; LOCATED IN: endomembrane system; EXPRESSED IN: 13 plant structures; EXPRESSED DURING: 7 growth stages; CONTAINS InterPro DOMAIN/s: UBA/THIF-type NAD/FAD binding fold (InterPro:IPR000594), Molybdenum cofactor biosynthesis, MoeB (InterPro:IPR009036), NAD(P)-binding domain (InterPro:IPR016040); BEST Arabidopsis thaliana protein match is: co-factor for nitrate, reductase and xanthine dehydrogenase 5 (TAIR:AT5G55130.1); Has 35333 Blast hits to 34131 proteins in 2444 species: Archae - 798; Bacteria - 22429; Metazoa - 974; Fungi - 991; Plants - 531; Viruses - 0; Other Eukaryotes - 9610 (source: NCBI BLink).); this translates as MEEKSKYLSLVGAGALIGSISTVALLKLLSRSSLKQLNENPETNFLAGNGIESETRPDTVANGQDLLKDEIVSEHLTRNIQFFGLESQHKVTGSYVVVIGLGGVGSHAASMLLRSGVGKLLLVDFDQVSLSSLNRHAVATRADVGIPKAMCLKKHFSSIFPECHIEAKVMLYDSSSEEEILSGKPDFVLDCIDNIDTKVGLLAACVKRGLKVLSATGAGARADPTRIRVADIRESTIDPLSRSVRHRLRRKHGIEGGIPVVFSLEKPKAKLLPFEGTNGEDENPLDYQVVPGFRVRIIPVLGTIPAIFGQIMASYVITQLAGVQVQMEPIVNLDLDHYRLLHQRLIEHEETVYGTSAEVEVDVEEVMYIVKELWHGRSARDETAKDVGRGMWRAMNELMLVRWDAKKPATVSNLVLLKFKEADEHETKTLEEVKESETEFFERVSCVLKKAELDFYG